The Mobula hypostoma chromosome 5, sMobHyp1.1, whole genome shotgun sequence region ATTCACACTGGGCATTATGACATTGCCTTCCCATTTTTGAAGTGCTGGTGCAAATATTAGAATTGATCCAAGAATGGCCACTAGCAAAAAGAGCCATAAGAAAATTCGGTCCAGAACTTGAGCTAcaaatttccagtcttccacAACCTGAAcagaaagaaaacacaattaaaaaCATAATCTAAACATTATCTTGGAAAACATGAGATTTATAAATGGAAGATGAAAATTAAAAACATAATCTGAATGTTATCTGGGAAAACATGGGATTTATAAATGGAAGTTTGAAATATAGACTCTATTGAtgagagggatggagtgatataCATTTACCAAACCACAAATTCCTTATAGACCAGGCTTGTTTTCTGACATATGAAGGGATAAAGAGTTTGGTGAACAGAAGATGATATGCATCAAATATTGGCAAATTAACAAACAGATTAATGAATGGCATATTGAGCAGACATTAAGGATGAATTGATGGACCTGAGGAAAAAGAAGACTACTGCTACTTTAAAAATCCTGACCAATTCTCTAATTATTCCTCATTTGGCATTAATTTATATTGTACAGCCTCTTGCATATAGTGAATTTATGAATCACTTATCTTCCTTTTGAAATAAAAAAGGCATCTGACATCAATTAAGCTATGGTGCTAAGATGGATGGGCCATTTTCAAAATTTATTTTGGTTAATGGCAAAATTGCCAACCTACAGTCTAAGCTCGAATGACAGGTTTCTTGGATTTGAATTTGGGATATCTAATGCATGGCATAGGATATCCAAGTCCATATTAGATTGAGCCCCCTTGCTTTAAGATAAACAAAGAATGCACCTATATGCATACTAGAATGCATCCCCAACTGGTCTGGACTTCAAGTAATCTTACTTTGCTGCTCTCTCATCAAAAGTTAGTTTTGGAGCAcataaacatagaatatagagcaATACAACCCAGGAACAAGCCAATCAGCTCGCAATGTTGTGCCAGATCAATTAAATTAGTGATCAAATAGCTAACTCTCCTGCTTATACAATGCCCATGTCCTCCAGTTTTCCTCAAATTCATTCctgatctaaatgtctcttaaaggtCTGATGtgattgcctctaccaccacctcaggcagcacattccaggcacccaccactccctgtattaaaaacttgcccctcacatctcctttgaaattgctTTTTCTCTCACCgtaagtgcatgccctctggtataaaTGTTTCaatccctgtctactctatctatacatttcataatctcataaacctcGACAGATCTCTAATCAGTCTCTgcaactccagagaaaacaacccaagtttgttcagcTTCTCATTGTAccgcatgccctctaatccaggcaagatCCTTATAAATGTCTTCTGCTCCCTCTCCTTAGTCTCGATGTCCGCCTTATAATAGGGAGAACAGAATTGCATGCATTATTCCAGAAGCAGCCTGactagttttataaagctgcaacataacttcctgatttttgaactcaatgccttaacTAAAGGCATGcatgccatataccttcttaactaccctatcaacttgtgtagccactttGAATTtggaccctgagatccctctgctcacatacactgttaagaatcctgccctTAACACTGTACAGTCTCTTTGTTTTAgacctgccaaagtgcaacacttcacgttTGGCTGGGTgaacctccatctgccatttctctgcccagatCTGTAACTGAACTATATCACATTGTGTTCTCTGTCAGTCTTCTATgcaatccacaacaccaccaaacttactaatccacccacctacattttcatccaggtcacttatatacGTCACAAAAGAGCAACTTTTTGAAATGGaaaaatgaaaaggaatttctggcatactattTCTAAGAGAGGTCTCAGTGATCACAACACTAAATAACCAATTATTTTTATTGCTTTAAGTTGTAGTTTAAGATAGCCAGTGTCATTGAATTAAGTTGCAACGAATAGATCTTACTGTTTTGCTCTATTTCGATGACCCCcaatattatttttttctgtacaATCCTTACCTCACGAATGGAATGTTCCTTCTTTATGTGGCTTGAGATGTATCTGACTGATTCGGCAGCCTTTTCTAGGATGGCCACCATTGCCTTTTCATTGTTCTTTATTGAAGCATGTTGAGGATCTTCAAAGACTTTTTGCTTTCCCTTTGGACTGCTGGGAGCACTTCCTGGACAGTGGTAACGATCAGTATGGCCCCTCATACATAGAAGTCTGGGAAGGGTTTGAAGGAACAGTTTTTTGACCCATGGTGCCATGGGGTGGTAAGTGGTCGAGGATCGATGATGTACGTTTATAACAAAGACAGTGACAATGATCGAGAGGGTGACAAAGATCATAGTAAACAGCAAGTATTCACCAATCAAAGGGATGACCCTTGAGGAGGAAGGGATTATTTCTTCAATAAGCAGGAGGAACACAGTCAAGGAAACTAGAACTGAAGTGGATAATGATAGTTTTTCCCCTTCATCTGATGGTGAGTAAAATACCAGGACAGTTAGAAGCGATAAACCGAGACAAGGGACAATCAGAAACAAGGTATAGAACAAAGGCAGACGCCTCAGTATAAAAGAGTAGGTGATAAATGGGTAGGAATAATAACCATCCCTTCTCGTCCCTTTTATTCCAGTGGCATTTAATATTTCCCACTCTCCATTGTCAAAAAAGTCCTTCTGGTCCACATCTTCATCCACTAGAATCAGCTCGACCAATCCACCATCATAGGTCCAAGATCCAAACTTCATTGAGCAGTTCTGTTTGTCGAATGGGAAAAAAGTGACATCTATTGTGCAAGAGCTCTTGTAGCTTGCAGGAGGCGTCCACCTCACTGTCCCGTTGTATTTCACAATAGCCTTTGTCATGATGGAGGATTCAAAATGTCCATCTGCGCTAAAGGTAACAAAACATACAGGTGAGTACAATAGGGCAGCAAGCAGCAACGTGATATTGGGCTGGTTCATGATGGATGTTTCCTATTGAAACAATTGAGAGATTATGGCCCCCACTTTTACACATTTACCTGGCTCAGATCATTATATCCAAATTTGTACTCTGAAAAGTGAATAAGATGTGGTAGTGAAAAGTAGAATTCCTGCCCCAATAGTGTTTGACAGAAGTCCAAGTTGAAACTTCGTGTTTagttgaagctgtcattaaagtTAATGATTTTTAAACGTAATAGCCAAAGTCATTTTAGACTGTTAAAAGTTAAAGTGAATCTTAGGTTCAAGAATCAAAATGTTTAAAATGCTTCTTAAAGTATTTAAAAACTCTGAGGAATCATTAAAGACATTAAACCGAATCAAAATCCATTTGAATCCTCGTCCCCAGGTATAGAATCCAATGTATCAATGGAGTGTTAATTCCTGCACCAAGTGAGCATAGGATCAGAGGCACTTGCTCAGTCTAATGCTGGGGAATCCCAGTAAGACTCTGTTTGGATTTCACAGGAGTTCTGCAGCAGAGTACAGTGATTGAATCCTCCCTGTGTTTCAGACAGCAAGTCTGAAACTTTGATTTGAATATTCGAAAGCTGCCAGTTCCGTTTTGATTTcccagtcaaagtcagcatgacttGGCTTCCTGCAAACTGCTGCACATGTAATTTTAAATCTAGCTTCAGTAGAATGTTCTTCCAGAAATTTCCTGGAATCACAGGGTTTTCTAAGAGAAATCCATTCCTCTTGAGTTTTGTGAAAGTAAAAAAATGAAGaagtacagatgctggaaatgtgataTACAAACAGAAATTGTTGGAATGACTCAGCAAATGAGGCAGCAATCACGGAAGaagaaattgtcaatgttttgggtttaTGTCCTTGAGTTTGCAAACCAATCCTTAAATTTGTATTATATGAAGCACTAAAGAAAGGACTTTAATATCTATAACAGGCTTCCTGAATTCAGTCCCAAGTGCATCGTAGTCAATTCTCCATGTGCATTCCTTGTGCTAATATTGAGAAAGgcagctaatttgtatgctttgaACAAAAACCTTTCTCCTGCTTTTTTTCTTGTGATGCTAAAAGTTTGGAGAGATGTACACAATATTCATCTTTGTAGATAGCATTGTGCAAAGCAGACCTAAACATGGTAAAAAATCAGGGCATGCAGAGATGATTAAActtcattcaagattcaagatgcaaGAAATttttgttatttccagtacacaagtgtaaaggggaatgaaataattgttactttagatccgatgcagcacaaaataatacattgagataaagaacacaataataaaaacaaacacaataaaccTAAACACACAAGATAACTTATATACAGATTGtctatatgtccataaagtgatgccagtgtctgtacataagatgactgacaggaaatgataaaatagtgatggtgggggatatgaagGGATAGGTTAATGGGtaggggtgttgatcagccttactgtttggggacagtaactgtttttgaatctggtggtcctggtgtggatgctacagagcctcctccctaatggtaatgGGACAgacaatccatgagcagggtgggtgggccTTTTTCCAGCACATTTCTGTATATATTTGTCCCTGATGGTGAGTAGGCTGGTGTCGGTGATACACTGAGCAGTTCTGACTACCCGttatagagccttcctgtctgccccaGTGCAGTTTCATATCAGAGGAGATGGTTTTTAAGTCAGTGCGATAATCCAGCTGCTTTCCACAAACATTTTCCTGGGACTGATGAACTATAGATCCAGCTTTTTGCTAAAGGAACAATTCCAAGGTTTTGCTGACAATGAGAGGAGACAATTGTGGCAATAGTGTTGTAGGGATTGTAGGAATGTTTGGAAACTAAATTCCTCCCTCTGCCACCATGTCGCAGATTGGTAGTCAGGAATATAGCAAATGAATGGTGACTTTTGTCTCATTAGACACTGAGGCTAATTCAGAATTGGCAGCACTATGGAGGTCAGACTAGAATGTGCAACTCAAATCAGTCACCCGATGCATCAGTGGAGCTGTCCCGAGGGGCTCTACAGCTTATTCCTCAGTCTCTGCCAGAGAACAGCTTCACACCTACAGCAAGTCATCCCCTGCCTCTTAGGTAAGTTGCAGCTTCAAACAAGTACCTGTGGAATGCTGAACAGACATCAAGAGTGTGGGGagaatttcaaaattcaaagtaaatgtattatcaaagtacatatatgttactgtatacaacctggagattcattttcttgcaagcgtaCTTAATAGATCAGTAATAGAATACTAAACATAATAgactcaatgaaagaccgcaccaacttgggcattcaactagcatgcaaaagacaacaagttgtgcaaatacaaaaagaaagaataataatcaaaaataaataagcaataaatgctaATAACATGAGATAAAGGGTTCTtgaatgagtccataggttttggacAAATCACcattttcttcagcattttgtgtaaagatgctgcccagcctgctgagttccaccagcattcatGTGTGTTCCATTGgtcatgggaacatttcaataatggggcaagtgaagttgagtgaagttactgtatcctctttggttcaaaagcctgatggttgaggggtaataactgttcctgaacctggtgattacCTGGCTAtcaggagaagatgaatctcagagttatatactgcagatatactttgataatgaattaacctttgaacctttgctgtgaatcctgaggctcctattgCCTTGTTGTTCTTCTATTGGTGCCTTTGAAACTGTCCTACTCTCACTCTTATTTCTCTGCCTCTAGCCTCATGCACTGTTCCAATGTGGTGTAACGTAATTTTGAGGAACAGCATCTATCCAAGAGGTTCCGTCAGTAAGCGTTGACTCTGTTTTCCTCTCTTCACAGATAATATCTGGGTATTTCCTGCATTCCCTCAAATTTCAGTTCCTTCAGTGATACATATCTCACAAATACCTGATTATCTCTCATTGGATCCCCTCTTCTCCTTCTATTGAAGTCTGCTCCTGACAGATCAGCTGGAATTAGCAAACTTTCATCCCCTGATATCAAGCAGCATCACTGCATTTTACATAATTCCATGTGCCTCGGCCTCCATCCTATTGCAGACAATCCCTTTGTTTCCTTCACAACTCCTTCTTCTCTTTTAACTTAAAGCATGTTTGACTTCTAGTTCTGACAAATGGTCATTG contains the following coding sequences:
- the LOC134346293 gene encoding neuronal acetylcholine receptor subunit beta-3-like isoform X1, whose translation is MQLLLVQIMCVLSLPGTTAAETMKLLAEVEDTLLKNLFQGYQKWVRPVRNRNDTIKVKFGLEISQLVDVDEKNQLMATNVWLKQEWYDYKLSWNPDDYGGINTIRVPSESIWLPDIVLYENADGHFESSIMTKAIVKYNGTVRWTPPASYKSSCTIDVTFFPFDKQNCSMKFGSWTYDGGLVELILVDEDVDQKDFFDNGEWEILNATGIKGTRRDGYYSYPFITYSFILRRLPLFYTLFLIVPCLGLSLLTVLVFYSPSDEGEKLSLSTSVLVSLTVFLLLIEEIIPSSSRVIPLIGEYLLFTMIFVTLSIIVTVFVINVHHRSSTTYHPMAPWVKKLFLQTLPRLLCMRGHTDRYHCPGSAPSSPKGKQKVFEDPQHASIKNNEKAMVAILEKAAESVRYISSHIKKEHSIREVVEDWKFVAQVLDRIFLWLFLLVAILGSILIFAPALQKWEGNVIMPSVN
- the LOC134346293 gene encoding neuronal acetylcholine receptor subunit beta-3-like isoform X2, with the translated sequence MQLLLVQIMCVLSLPGTTAAETMKLLAEVEDTLLKNLFQGYQKWDEKNQLMATNVWLKQEWYDYKLSWNPDDYGGINTIRVPSESIWLPDIVLYENADGHFESSIMTKAIVKYNGTVRWTPPASYKSSCTIDVTFFPFDKQNCSMKFGSWTYDGGLVELILVDEDVDQKDFFDNGEWEILNATGIKGTRRDGYYSYPFITYSFILRRLPLFYTLFLIVPCLGLSLLTVLVFYSPSDEGEKLSLSTSVLVSLTVFLLLIEEIIPSSSRVIPLIGEYLLFTMIFVTLSIIVTVFVINVHHRSSTTYHPMAPWVKKLFLQTLPRLLCMRGHTDRYHCPGSAPSSPKGKQKVFEDPQHASIKNNEKAMVAILEKAAESVRYISSHIKKEHSIREVVEDWKFVAQVLDRIFLWLFLLVAILGSILIFAPALQKWEGNVIMPSVN